In the genome of Streptomyces sp. NBC_00259, the window AGCAGCGGATGCCGAGGTCGTCGAAGGACTTGGCGTCGGTGCCGCCGGACAGCATGTACGGCACGGCCCGGGCGATCGGGTCCTCGGCGCGGAGCGCCGACTGCATGGCGTCCACCAGATCGCCGTCGAAGCTCGTCTCCAGCGCCTTGTCGGCGTGGACGTCCTCGCGCTTCACCCGGGGCCCGAGCAGCCGGTCGAGGTCGGCGAGGAACTCCTCCTCGTACCCCGGCAGGAAGCGTCCGTCGACGTGTGCGGTGGCCTGTCCCGGGATCACGTTCACCTTGTAGCCGGCGCCGAGCATGGTCGGCGCCGCGGAGTTGCGGAGCGTCGCGCCGACCATCTTGGCGATGCCGCCGAGCTTGGCGAGGGTCGCCTCCATGTCCTCCGGGTCGAGCGGCGTGCCGAGCGCGTCGGACAGCTCGTCCAGGAAGGACCGTACGGTCTTGGTCACCCGTACCGGCCAGGTGTGGCGGCCGAGCCGGCCGACGGCCTCGCAGAGTTCGGTGATGGCGTTGTCGTTGTTGGTCATCGAGCCGTGTCCTGCGGTGCCCTCGACGGTGAGGCGCATCCAGTGCATGCCCTTCTGGGCCGTCTCGACGAGGTAGAGCCGCAGGTTCTCGTTGACGGTGAAGGAGAAGCCGCCGACCTCGCCGATCGCCTCCGTGACCCCCTCGAAGAGGTCCGGGTGCTTGTCGACGAGGTGCCGGGCCCCGTAGGTACCGCCCGCCTCCTCGTCCGCGAGGAAGGCCAGCACCACGTCGCGCGGCGGCTTGCGGCCGCTGCGCAGCCGGTCACGGACGACGGCGAGCGTCATCGCGTCCATGTCCTTCATGTCCACGGCGCCACGGCCCCAGACGCAGCCGTCGGCGATCTCCCCGGAGAAGGGGTGGTGGGTCCAGTCGTCGGCGTTGGCCGGCACGACGTCGGTGTGGCCGTGGATGAGCAGCGCCGGGCGGGAGGGGTCCTCGCCCTCGATGCGCGCCACGGTGGAGGCCCTGCCCGGGTGGGACTCGATGATCTTCGGCTCCAGACCGACCTCGGCGAGCTTCTCGGCCACGTACTCGGCGGCCGCCCGCTCCCCTGGTCCCGAGTGGTCGCCGTAGTTGCTGGTGTCGATCCGGATCAGATCGCGACAGAGGTCGACGACCTCGTCCTCGCCGGAGATCTTCCGGACGGTGTCCGTCTCGCTCACGCTGTTTCCTCCCGCTGTCGCTCTGGTGGTCACCCACATCCTCCCGCGCAAAGAGCCGCACCCCAAGGGCAGCCGCACACCGACACATGCCCGTCACAGCCGGGGCCGGGCGGCGGCCTGCGGGAACGGGGACGTGATCGAGCACCTCCGAATGTTTGCTATGGTTTTCCTCGTCGGAACGGCCCAGGGCCGGAAGACAGACACCTGGTCCGGGTGGCGGAATGGCAGACGCGCTAGCTTGAGGTGCTAGTGCCCTTTATCGGGCGTGGGGGTTCAAGTCCCCCCTCGGACACCACCAGAGAACCCCAGCTGAGCTGGGGTTTTTTGTTTGTCCACGAATGAGTGCGGGAGCAGCCGTGGGACGCAGACGGCGGGTGGCGGTGCCCGTGGCGCCGCTCCCCCAGCGTGACGGGATCGATCCCGTGCGGGTGCGGCTGCCCTCGGACCCGGCAGGTGCCTGGGCGACCGTGGGGGACCATCTCGTCGAACGCTTCGGCGGAGCGGTCGGCGCCGGGCGCGTCGAGGCGATGCTGCGGGAGGGCCGGTTCGTCGGGGCGGACGGGCGGCCGGTGGCCGCCGGGGAGGCGTACGACGCCGGGCGCCACCTCTGGTTCCACCGGGATTTCGTGGCGGAGGAGCGGGTGCCGTTCGAGGTCGGGATCGTGTACCGCGATGAGCGGGTGGTGGTCGCCGACAAGCCGCACTTCCTGGCGACGACTCCGCGCGGCCGGCACATCACGGAGACCGCGCTGGCCCGGCTGCGGCGCGATCTGGGGCTGCCGGAGCTGCAGCCCGCGCACCGGCTGGACCGGCTGACGGCGGGGCTCGCGCTGTTCGTCGTACGGCCGCGGGACCGTGGCGCGTACCAGACGCTGTTCCGCGACCGGCGGGTGCGCAAGGAGTACGAGGCGGTGGCGCCGTACGACCCGGCGGTCGTCCTGCCCGTGACCGTGCGCAGCAGGATCGAGAAGGAGCGCGGGGTGCAGGCGGCCCGGGAGACGGCGGGCGAGCCGAACAGCGAGAGCCGTGTCGAGCTGCTGGAGCACCGGGGCGGGCTCGGCCGGTACCGGCTGCTGCCGGCCACCGGCCGTACCCATCAGCTGCGGGTGCACATGAACGGCCTGGGGCTGCCGATCCTCGACGACCCGCTGTATCCGGTGGTCCTGGAGGACGAGCTCGTGCGCGGTACGGACTACGGCCGGCCGCTGCAGTTGCTCGCCCGGAGCCTGGAGTTCACCGATCCGGTGAGCGGGCGGGAGTGCCGCTTCGAGAGCCGGCTGCGGCTCTCGGCCTGGTGACCGGGAGCGGTCACAGCAGCACCACCGAGCGCAGGACGTCGCCCTCGTGCATCCGGGCGAAGGCCTTCTCGACGTCGGCGAGGCGGATCGTCTCCGTGACGAAGGCGTCGAGGTCGATCCGGCCCTGCTGGTGGAGGTCGATGAGCATGGGGAAGTCGCGGGACGGCAGACAGTCGCCGTACCAGGACGACTTGAGCGCGCCGCCGCGGCCGAAGACGTCGAGCAGCGGGAGTTCCAGCTTCATGTCGGGGGTCGGGACGCCGACGAGGACCACCGTGCCGGCCAGGTCGCGGGCGTAGAAGGCCTGCTCGTACGTCTCGGGCCGGCCGACGGCCTCGATGACGACGTCGGCGCCGAAGCCGCCGGTGAGCTCGCGGATCGCCTCGACGGGGTCGGTGGAACGGGAGTTGACCGTGTGGGTGGCACCCATGGTGCGGGCGGTCTCCAGCTTGCGGTCGTCGACGTCGACGGCGATGATCCGGGCCGCTCCGGCGAGCCGGGCGCCGACGATCGCCCCGTCGCCGACTCCGCCGCAGCCGATGACGGCGACGGAGTCCCCGCGGCCGACGTCTCCCGTGTTGACCGCGGCGCCGATGCCGGCCATGACGCCGCAGCCCAGCAGGCCGGCCACGGCCGGGGAGACGGCCGGGTCGACCTTGGTGCACTGGCCGGCGGCCACGAGGGTCTTCTCGGCGAAGGCGCCGATGCCGAGGGCCGGGGACAGCTCGGCCCCGGAGCCGGCCAGGGTCATCTTCTGGCGGGCGTTGTGGGTGTCGAAGCAGTACCAGGGCCGCCCGCGCCGGCAGGCCCGGCAGCGGCCGCAGACCGCGCGCCAGTTGAGGATCACGAAGTCGCCCGGGGCGACATCGGTGACGTCGGCGCCGACGGACTCCACGATGCCGGCGGCCTCGTGCCCGAGGAGGAACGGGAAGTCGTCGCTGATGCCGCCCTGCTTGTAGTGGAGGTCGGTGTGACAGACCCCGCACGCCTGGATCCTCACCAGGGCCTCGCCGGGTCCCGGGTCGGGGACGGTGATCTCCACGACCTGGACGGGCTCGTTCCTGCCGGGGGCGACGACCCCCTGGACCTGCTGCGCCATCGCAGTTCTTCCCTTCCTCGGGACAGGTGTGCACCGCATGTGTACGGCACCACCATGCCCGTGGCGGGCGATATGGGCGAGGCCCCCCGCCGGATCTTCCCGGTGGGGGGCCTCGTCGTGGTGCGGGACGGACGGGTGTCAGGCGTCCTGGCGCTCGGTGGCGAGGGTGCGGACCCGCTTGCGGACCACGAACCAGCCGCCGACGAGGGCGAGCGCGATCAGCGGCAGGCAGTTGACGGTGGTGCGGCTGATGCCGTCGTCCATCCACATGAGGACGAGGACGGAGGCGAGGAACACCAGCGTGGTGATCTGGGTCCACGGGGCCCACGGGAGCCGGTAGCCCGGGCGGGTGACGCGGCCGTCCTTGGAGCGGTACCAGAACAGCAGCGAGCAGACCATGATCATGCCCCAGGTGCCGATGATGCCGATGGAGGCGAAGTTCAGCACCAGTTCGAAGGCCTCGCCGGGCATTACGTAGTTCAGGACGACGCCGAGGACGCCGAAGCCCGCGGTGAGCAGGATGCCGCCGTAGGGCACGCCGCCCTTGTTCATGACGCCGGTGAACTTGGGCGCGGAGCCGGACATCGACATGGAGCGCAGGATGCGGCCGGTCGAGTAGAGGCCGGAGTTGAGGCTGGAGAGGGCGGCGGTGAGCACGACGAGGTTCATCACGCCCGCGGCGCCGGGGATGCCGAGCTTGTCGAAGAGCGTGACGAAGGGGCTCTCGTCGCCGGAGTAGGCCGTGTACGGCAGCAGCAGCGCGAGCAGCACCACGGATCCGACGTAGAAGAGGCCGACCCGCCACATGATCGAGTTGATCGCCTTCGGCATGATCTTCTCGGGGTTCTCGGTCTCACCGGCGGCGACGCCGCACAGCTCGACGGAGGCGTAGGCGAAGACGACGCCCTGGATGAGCAGCAGCATCGGCATGACGCCCACCGGGAAGACGCCGCCATTGTCCGTGATGGTGGACAGGCCCGGGGTGTGGCCGCCGACCTCGTGCTGGGTGACGACGAGGAAGATGCCGACGAGCATGAAGATCACCAGAGCGGCGACCTTGATGATCGCGAACCAGAACTCCATCTCGCCGAAGTACTTCACCGAGATGAGGTTGGCGGTGAGGACCACGGCGAGGGCGATGAGGGCGAGCACCCACTGCGGTATGTCGCTGAACATGGCCCAGAAGTGGGCGTAGGTCGCGGCCGCGGTGATGTCGGCGATGGCGGTCGTCGACCAGTTCAGGAAGTACAGCCAGCCTGCCGTGTAGGCGCCCTTCTCGCCCATGAACTCACGGGCGTAGGAGACGAAGGCGCCGGAGGAGGGCCGGTAGAGGACCAGCTCGCCGAGCGCGCGCACGACGAAGAAGGCGAAGACGCCGCAGACGGCGTACGCGATGAACAGCGAAGGACCGGCGTTGGCCATCCGGCCACCCGCTCCGAGGAAGAGTCCCGTACCGATGGCGCCGCCGATGGCGATCATGTTGATGTGCCGCGACTTCAGGTCCTTGCGGTACCCGGCGTCACCGGCGTCTACGTGGGGGGTGCCGGTGGCCGGAGGCCCGGCTACAGGCGTATCGGCCGCAGTCAAGGTGCGGTCACTCATGGAGGTGT includes:
- a CDS encoding S-(hydroxymethyl)mycothiol dehydrogenase codes for the protein MAQQVQGVVAPGRNEPVQVVEITVPDPGPGEALVRIQACGVCHTDLHYKQGGISDDFPFLLGHEAAGIVESVGADVTDVAPGDFVILNWRAVCGRCRACRRGRPWYCFDTHNARQKMTLAGSGAELSPALGIGAFAEKTLVAAGQCTKVDPAVSPAVAGLLGCGVMAGIGAAVNTGDVGRGDSVAVIGCGGVGDGAIVGARLAGAARIIAVDVDDRKLETARTMGATHTVNSRSTDPVEAIRELTGGFGADVVIEAVGRPETYEQAFYARDLAGTVVLVGVPTPDMKLELPLLDVFGRGGALKSSWYGDCLPSRDFPMLIDLHQQGRIDLDAFVTETIRLADVEKAFARMHEGDVLRSVVLL
- a CDS encoding amino acid permease; translation: MSDRTLTAADTPVAGPPATGTPHVDAGDAGYRKDLKSRHINMIAIGGAIGTGLFLGAGGRMANAGPSLFIAYAVCGVFAFFVVRALGELVLYRPSSGAFVSYAREFMGEKGAYTAGWLYFLNWSTTAIADITAAATYAHFWAMFSDIPQWVLALIALAVVLTANLISVKYFGEMEFWFAIIKVAALVIFMLVGIFLVVTQHEVGGHTPGLSTITDNGGVFPVGVMPMLLLIQGVVFAYASVELCGVAAGETENPEKIMPKAINSIMWRVGLFYVGSVVLLALLLPYTAYSGDESPFVTLFDKLGIPGAAGVMNLVVLTAALSSLNSGLYSTGRILRSMSMSGSAPKFTGVMNKGGVPYGGILLTAGFGVLGVVLNYVMPGEAFELVLNFASIGIIGTWGMIMVCSLLFWYRSKDGRVTRPGYRLPWAPWTQITTLVFLASVLVLMWMDDGISRTTVNCLPLIALALVGGWFVVRKRVRTLATERQDA
- a CDS encoding M20/M25/M40 family metallo-hydrolase — translated: MSETDTVRKISGEDEVVDLCRDLIRIDTSNYGDHSGPGERAAAEYVAEKLAEVGLEPKIIESHPGRASTVARIEGEDPSRPALLIHGHTDVVPANADDWTHHPFSGEIADGCVWGRGAVDMKDMDAMTLAVVRDRLRSGRKPPRDVVLAFLADEEAGGTYGARHLVDKHPDLFEGVTEAIGEVGGFSFTVNENLRLYLVETAQKGMHWMRLTVEGTAGHGSMTNNDNAITELCEAVGRLGRHTWPVRVTKTVRSFLDELSDALGTPLDPEDMEATLAKLGGIAKMVGATLRNSAAPTMLGAGYKVNVIPGQATAHVDGRFLPGYEEEFLADLDRLLGPRVKREDVHADKALETSFDGDLVDAMQSALRAEDPIARAVPYMLSGGTDAKSFDDLGIRCFGFAPLKLPPELDFAGMFHGVDERVPVDGLQFGVRVLDRFLDAS
- a CDS encoding pseudouridine synthase, translated to MGRRRRVAVPVAPLPQRDGIDPVRVRLPSDPAGAWATVGDHLVERFGGAVGAGRVEAMLREGRFVGADGRPVAAGEAYDAGRHLWFHRDFVAEERVPFEVGIVYRDERVVVADKPHFLATTPRGRHITETALARLRRDLGLPELQPAHRLDRLTAGLALFVVRPRDRGAYQTLFRDRRVRKEYEAVAPYDPAVVLPVTVRSRIEKERGVQAARETAGEPNSESRVELLEHRGGLGRYRLLPATGRTHQLRVHMNGLGLPILDDPLYPVVLEDELVRGTDYGRPLQLLARSLEFTDPVSGRECRFESRLRLSAW